The following coding sequences lie in one Alloacidobacterium dinghuense genomic window:
- a CDS encoding aminotransferase class V-fold PLP-dependent enzyme has translation MSCPIQEAVAKLPSGPLSEETVQRHIAPLFSRVLANDRVYLANHSLGRPLDKMAEDVREGITLWETKLGDAWDEWLAEQDAFRGRIAKLIGAPRVDCVVPKTSAGQGLRAILNVLHGRPRVLSTRGEFDSLDLILKQYAALGRIEMEWLEPDGEGRFTVADMVQKLRFGVDLVVISQVMFMDGQIVHDLPVLADACHAVGARLLVDAYHAVGVIPVDVAAMHADFAIGGSYKYLRGGPGACFLYISPEALATGLRVLDTGWFAREDIFGYERHDPPLLRAGGDAFLESTPPVLTYYQARSGQMLALALGVERMRAYGLEQLSRLKGYLRDAGIDAIGADSDHGAFLAVQLDDAAGISAKLAEQGVITDARGPWLRLCPDCLTRDQELRGAAAMLAEVLERARS, from the coding sequence ATGAGTTGTCCAATTCAGGAAGCGGTGGCCAAACTTCCGTCGGGTCCGCTGAGTGAAGAAACAGTGCAGCGCCATATTGCGCCGCTTTTTTCTCGCGTGCTTGCGAACGATCGCGTCTACCTGGCGAATCATTCTCTTGGAAGACCGCTGGACAAGATGGCGGAAGATGTTCGCGAAGGCATTACTTTGTGGGAGACGAAACTGGGCGACGCCTGGGATGAGTGGCTCGCCGAACAGGATGCATTTCGCGGAAGGATCGCGAAGCTGATCGGTGCGCCGCGCGTTGATTGCGTTGTACCGAAGACTTCCGCGGGGCAGGGCTTGCGTGCCATCTTGAACGTTTTGCACGGTCGGCCTCGTGTTCTGAGTACGCGCGGTGAGTTCGACTCCCTCGATTTGATCCTCAAGCAATATGCGGCTCTGGGCCGCATCGAGATGGAATGGCTGGAACCGGATGGTGAGGGCCGCTTTACCGTCGCAGACATGGTTCAAAAATTACGTTTCGGGGTCGATCTGGTTGTGATTTCGCAGGTCATGTTTATGGACGGCCAGATTGTTCACGACCTCCCGGTTCTGGCGGATGCATGTCATGCAGTCGGAGCCAGATTGCTTGTGGATGCGTATCATGCGGTCGGCGTGATTCCAGTCGACGTGGCGGCCATGCACGCTGATTTCGCAATTGGGGGCAGCTACAAGTATCTGCGCGGTGGTCCCGGCGCGTGTTTTCTCTACATTTCTCCCGAGGCGCTGGCGACGGGACTACGTGTGCTGGATACAGGATGGTTCGCCCGGGAAGATATCTTTGGCTATGAGCGGCATGATCCTCCGCTGCTGCGCGCCGGAGGCGATGCATTTCTTGAGTCGACGCCGCCGGTTTTGACCTACTATCAAGCACGTAGCGGTCAGATGTTAGCGCTCGCTCTCGGCGTGGAGCGGATGCGAGCTTATGGCTTGGAGCAACTCTCGCGTTTGAAGGGTTATCTGCGCGACGCTGGCATTGACGCGATTGGCGCAGATAGCGATCACGGAGCATTTCTCGCTGTGCAACTCGATGACGCTGCTGGCATTTCTGCGAAGCTGGCGGAGCAAGGTGTGATTACAGATGCGCGGGGACCGTGGCTGCGCCTGTGCCCGGATTGCCTGACGCGGGATCAAGAACTGCGAGGGGCTGCGGCGATGTTGGCTGAAGTGTTAGAGCGGGCCAGATCTTAA
- a CDS encoding tryptophan 2,3-dioxygenase, which translates to MTATEKNLRPLESGIYTDFHDRMSYSGYLCLDALLAQQRPLSNPEHHDEMLFIIQHQVSELWIKQLIHELTAAIWHVKHDHLDPCFKILSRAKLIQMQLFDQWAVLETLTPSEYMEFRSVLGHASGFQSFQYRKLEFLLGNKNRDALKVFADFPQIHEDLLKTLEAPSLYDEFLMHLKRRGLAIPDACVSRDWSEPYEKNEELVDVLRQIYERHREHWDAYEMCEKLVDVEEYFQLWRFRHMKTVERIIGFRPGTGGSSGVGFLKQALNLTFFPELFAVRTGLKQR; encoded by the coding sequence ATGACAGCAACTGAGAAAAATCTGAGACCGCTCGAATCGGGCATCTACACCGACTTCCATGACCGGATGAGCTATTCGGGGTATCTGTGCCTGGACGCCCTGCTTGCGCAGCAGCGTCCGCTTTCCAATCCCGAACATCATGACGAAATGCTGTTCATCATTCAGCATCAGGTTTCGGAGCTTTGGATCAAGCAGCTGATTCACGAGCTGACGGCAGCGATCTGGCATGTCAAGCACGATCATCTGGATCCTTGTTTCAAGATTCTTTCTAGGGCCAAGTTGATCCAAATGCAGCTCTTTGACCAGTGGGCAGTACTGGAGACGCTGACGCCCTCAGAATATATGGAGTTTCGCAGCGTGCTGGGGCATGCTTCGGGCTTCCAGTCGTTCCAATACCGGAAGCTGGAGTTTTTGCTCGGCAATAAGAATCGGGATGCGTTGAAGGTCTTTGCCGACTTTCCGCAGATTCATGAAGATTTGCTGAAAACGCTGGAGGCGCCGAGTCTCTATGATGAGTTTCTGATGCATCTGAAACGTCGCGGCCTTGCGATTCCCGACGCCTGTGTTTCGCGCGACTGGTCAGAGCCTTATGAAAAGAATGAAGAACTGGTCGACGTGCTGCGGCAGATCTACGAGCGGCATCGAGAACACTGGGATGCTTATGAGATGTGCGAAAAACTTGTTGACGTAGAGGAATATTTCCAGCTCTGGCGGTTTCGCCATATGAAGACGGTTGAGCGCATCATTGGCTTCCGTCCGGGGACGGGTGGTTCTTCAGGTGTCGGTTTTCTGAAGCAGGCGCTGAATCTGACCTTCTTTCCTGAACTCTTCGCCGTGCGCACGGGCCTGAAGCAGCGATGA
- a CDS encoding SpoIIE family protein phosphatase, with translation MNHVPPTHYEVLDSSHRTTGILDHSPFTVGRLPDRDLILEDVHVSRRHAEISYEDGAFHVTDTESRHGTFVNGVRVQRQRLSPEDTVHFGSLEGPKLRFGIADASSTSTIRELLVQLPAAVSSQTTGLEKLRWFLEAARRLNAVGAVDQILSCLVETTLDLTKVERGYFFLCDENGKPRFAAGRNNKGESLTDDSTLSRSAIQQAISSASEFIVTDTLKAEAVLRSESMIMQNIRSIICIPLRSRRKQAPLERANGKNDLLGVLYLDSRLHAGNLTQVDSEMLRSIASEAAALIDNAQLVIAEEQARRYREELDIAAKIQQGLMAVQIPDLPHAKVSARSVPCKEIGGDFYDVIVEGDHIYLVIVDVSGKGIPAALLASTLQGLIYSQLKAGHSLEMVATLVNQYICAKNVGRYATLCILKLSKTGQLDYINCGHPRPIICTGQHVQPLQASNLPVGLIDDASFSAGTSALVPGTRVFLVTDGVTEAENAEGAFFGDTRLQHAVGSSCNLDGVALALQSFCEATPATDDCTMLELLFL, from the coding sequence ATGAATCACGTTCCACCGACTCATTACGAAGTGCTCGACAGCTCTCATCGGACCACCGGGATCCTCGACCACTCGCCATTTACTGTCGGACGGCTGCCCGATCGAGATCTGATCCTCGAAGACGTTCACGTTTCGCGCAGGCATGCGGAAATTAGTTACGAGGACGGCGCTTTCCACGTCACCGACACGGAAAGCCGCCACGGTACTTTCGTCAACGGCGTTCGTGTTCAGCGCCAGCGCCTCTCTCCTGAGGACACAGTCCATTTTGGCTCCTTGGAAGGTCCGAAATTGCGTTTCGGCATTGCCGACGCCAGCTCGACCTCAACCATTCGGGAACTGCTTGTGCAGCTTCCCGCCGCGGTATCGAGCCAGACCACCGGTTTGGAGAAGCTTCGTTGGTTTCTGGAGGCGGCACGGCGATTGAACGCCGTTGGGGCTGTAGATCAAATTCTCAGTTGCCTGGTCGAAACTACACTCGATCTCACGAAGGTTGAGCGCGGATACTTCTTCCTTTGCGATGAAAATGGCAAGCCACGATTCGCCGCCGGACGAAACAACAAAGGCGAATCGCTCACCGATGACTCGACGCTCTCAAGAAGCGCCATCCAGCAAGCCATCTCGTCAGCCAGCGAATTTATCGTCACCGATACCCTCAAAGCCGAAGCCGTTCTGCGTTCGGAAAGCATGATCATGCAGAACATTCGCTCGATCATCTGCATACCTCTGCGCAGCCGGCGCAAACAGGCGCCGCTTGAACGCGCAAATGGCAAAAATGATCTTCTCGGTGTTCTCTACCTGGACAGTCGTTTGCATGCCGGCAATCTGACGCAGGTCGACAGCGAAATGTTGCGCAGTATCGCCTCGGAGGCCGCCGCCTTGATCGACAACGCCCAGCTCGTCATCGCTGAGGAACAAGCACGCCGGTACCGGGAAGAACTCGACATCGCCGCAAAGATTCAGCAGGGCCTAATGGCAGTGCAGATTCCGGATCTCCCTCATGCGAAAGTGTCGGCCCGCTCTGTGCCTTGCAAAGAAATCGGAGGCGACTTCTATGACGTTATCGTCGAAGGCGATCACATTTACCTTGTGATCGTCGATGTCTCCGGGAAAGGCATTCCCGCGGCTCTCCTGGCGTCAACGCTTCAAGGGTTGATCTATTCGCAGTTGAAGGCGGGTCACTCACTTGAGATGGTGGCCACGCTCGTCAATCAGTACATCTGCGCTAAGAATGTTGGCAGATATGCGACGCTTTGCATTCTCAAACTCAGCAAGACCGGCCAACTTGACTACATCAATTGCGGTCATCCACGGCCGATCATTTGTACCGGACAGCATGTGCAGCCTCTTCAAGCATCGAATCTGCCCGTCGGATTGATTGACGATGCAAGTTTCAGCGCGGGCACATCCGCGCTTGTGCCCGGCACGCGCGTCTTCCTGGTAACCGACGGAGTCACCGAAGCCGAAAATGCAGAGGGCGCATTTTTCGGAGATACGCGCCTGCAGCATGCGGTCGGGTCAAGCTGCAATCTGGATGGCGTCGCGCTGGCCCTTCAGTCCTTCTGCGAAGCCACGCCGGCCACCGACGACTGCACGATGCTGGAGTTGCTCTTTCTCTGA
- a CDS encoding SGNH/GDSL hydrolase family protein — MHTSAWILTLCFVCSAPGITQTQSAISAKDDPAAQAVLSLELWRESRISTFMNDFGELNRYREADAQLKSPFSGENRVVFFGDSITDAWKLDTYFPGKGYINRGIGGQTTPQMLIRFRQDVIDLSPKIVVILAGTNDIAGNTGPMTVEQIEANYASLAELARQHSIRVIFSSVTPIHNYVAQRQTMFLQRSPEKILELNQWLRKYCEQNKLIYLDYYSAMVDSHGMMKADLADDGLHPNDAGYRVMAPLAESAITRALAQ, encoded by the coding sequence ATGCATACATCTGCATGGATCCTGACCTTGTGCTTCGTTTGTTCCGCGCCGGGCATCACCCAGACACAATCTGCAATCTCGGCAAAGGATGACCCGGCTGCGCAGGCCGTTCTTAGTCTCGAACTTTGGCGCGAAAGCCGCATCTCCACATTCATGAATGATTTCGGTGAACTCAATCGGTATCGCGAAGCTGACGCGCAGCTAAAGTCTCCTTTCTCCGGCGAAAATCGGGTTGTTTTTTTTGGCGACTCCATTACCGACGCGTGGAAGCTTGATACATATTTCCCAGGCAAGGGGTACATCAATCGCGGAATTGGCGGCCAGACAACCCCGCAGATGTTGATTCGCTTTCGCCAGGACGTCATCGACCTTTCGCCGAAGATCGTCGTCATCCTTGCCGGAACAAATGATATTGCCGGCAACACAGGTCCAATGACAGTCGAACAGATTGAGGCAAATTATGCTTCGCTGGCCGAATTGGCTCGCCAGCATTCCATTCGCGTCATCTTTTCATCGGTCACACCGATTCATAATTATGTGGCTCAACGGCAAACGATGTTCCTGCAGCGCTCGCCGGAAAAAATCCTGGAACTGAATCAGTGGCTGCGCAAGTACTGCGAGCAAAACAAGCTTATTTATCTCGACTATTACAGCGCCATGGTAGATAGCCACGGCATGATGAAAGCGGACCTCGCCGATGACGGGCTGCACCCGAATGACGCCGGATATCGCGTAATGGCACCGCTTGCCGAATCAGCAATCACCAGAGCTTTAGCCCAATAG
- a CDS encoding GNAT family N-acetyltransferase, producing the protein MELKTATTADIPFIVEVEHPPALRDYIGQWTNEEHTAAMRDRDTLYLIATDENGKQLGYIILRGLQSEHRNFELKRVVMRSPGEGHGKRVLQLLLKKVFEELGAHRLWLDVFESNSRAQHVYRTLGFQQDGIFREAIYRDGKYHSLFLMSVLDREYQGNTKD; encoded by the coding sequence ATGGAACTGAAGACAGCAACAACAGCCGACATTCCCTTCATTGTCGAAGTCGAACACCCACCGGCGTTGCGCGACTACATCGGTCAATGGACGAATGAAGAACACACGGCAGCCATGCGCGATCGGGATACACTCTACCTGATCGCGACAGACGAAAACGGAAAGCAGCTTGGTTACATCATCCTCCGTGGACTTCAGTCAGAGCATCGCAATTTTGAGTTGAAACGCGTGGTAATGCGATCCCCCGGCGAAGGTCACGGCAAGAGAGTTTTGCAGCTTTTGCTGAAGAAAGTATTCGAAGAACTCGGCGCGCATCGTCTATGGCTCGACGTCTTCGAATCAAACTCACGCGCCCAGCATGTATACCGCACTCTGGGCTTCCAACAAGACGGCATCTTTCGCGAAGCGATATACCGCGACGGTAAATACCATTCCCTCTTCTTAATGTCGGTGTTGGACCGTGAGTATCAGGGAAATACGAAGGACTGA
- a CDS encoding HAD family hydrolase has translation MNALPRFAPGQTLLLDADDTLWENNIYFERAIASFISYLNHHSYTHEEVRLVLNEVERETVRERGYGLASFRHSLVTCFERLSTEPISAEKHERIVSFSQAISEHEIELLPGVAEVLPVLASRHRLILMTKGNEVEQAEKLSRSGLAHHFTSVEIPREKNPDAYCAVCQKYELRPHKTWMIGNSPKSDINPALAAGLHAVFIQHPHTWVLEHEVVDVVQNGQYLLELAAFTELEDRF, from the coding sequence ATGAATGCACTTCCCAGGTTCGCGCCCGGACAGACATTGTTGCTCGACGCCGATGACACCCTATGGGAAAACAACATCTACTTTGAGCGCGCCATCGCTTCCTTCATCTCGTACTTGAACCATCACTCGTACACGCATGAAGAAGTGCGATTGGTTCTGAACGAAGTTGAACGTGAGACTGTCCGTGAGCGCGGCTACGGACTAGCTAGTTTCCGGCACTCGCTTGTTACTTGCTTCGAGCGGCTCAGTACGGAGCCCATCTCCGCCGAGAAACACGAGCGAATCGTGAGCTTCTCTCAAGCTATTAGCGAGCATGAAATCGAACTGCTGCCCGGTGTGGCTGAGGTGCTTCCAGTGCTCGCCTCGAGGCATCGCCTCATCCTGATGACAAAAGGAAATGAAGTGGAGCAGGCCGAGAAGCTTTCGCGCTCAGGGCTGGCGCATCATTTCACTTCCGTGGAGATTCCACGTGAGAAAAATCCCGACGCCTATTGCGCTGTGTGCCAAAAATACGAATTAAGGCCGCACAAAACATGGATGATCGGCAATAGCCCTAAGTCTGATATCAATCCGGCTCTCGCAGCCGGGTTGCACGCAGTATTCATTCAGCACCCTCACACCTGGGTGCTTGAACACGAAGTTGTGGATGTAGTCCAAAATGGCCAGTATCTGTTGGAACTTGCAGCCTTTACGGAGTTGGAAGATCGCTTCTGA
- a CDS encoding MerR family transcriptional regulator yields MRQMAQLTVSEVAQQVGIRPSAIRYYERIGVLPPAQRINGQRRYDSMAVHRLAVIQWARQTGFTLDEIKQLFFGFRDGVPASRRWRQLSRRKLSELESQLKRIKTMQHLLRRMMQCCRCDTLDECGRGIFRKSSGKKSLASS; encoded by the coding sequence ATGCGACAAATGGCGCAACTCACCGTCTCCGAAGTCGCGCAGCAAGTTGGAATCCGACCGTCTGCGATCCGGTATTACGAACGGATCGGTGTGCTTCCGCCTGCCCAGCGGATAAATGGTCAGAGGCGTTATGACAGCATGGCGGTTCATCGGCTGGCCGTCATACAGTGGGCAAGGCAAACAGGCTTTACACTGGATGAAATCAAGCAACTATTCTTCGGTTTTCGAGATGGTGTTCCGGCGTCACGGCGATGGCGACAGCTATCACGCAGAAAGCTCTCGGAACTTGAGTCGCAACTGAAGCGAATCAAGACGATGCAGCATTTGCTTCGGAGAATGATGCAGTGCTGCCGTTGTGACACTCTGGATGAATGTGGGCGCGGAATATTTCGAAAAAGCAGTGGCAAGAAATCCTTGGCCAGTTCATGA